The window ACATCACTTAAATTTTTATTTAAACCATTAATTGCCTTTTCAAAAGAATCTATATCTAATCTTCCATCCATTTTAAATTCCACCTATTGTATTTTAGTATTTGTAAATTATTTTCTTGTTCATAGAGAATTTTCATTTCATTTTCAAGATATACAATAGATAATTTTTAACAAGTTTTCCTTTATATATTGATGATTTTTATCATTGAATGTCTGTCTTGAAAAAATTGATCTATCTCTTCATCATATAATTTTATTAATTGCCTAATATTTATAATTAGTTTATTTTTTTACAGTTCTTTATAAAGAAAATTCATTATTTGACAAAAATTTTCATATATTAGAGAGAGGTGTATTTCTACTGTAAAATTTTTGAAATTTTGTTTGGTAAAAACATTATTTCGATTTCGAAATTTCTAAATTGAAAAATCACCATTTTTTACATAGTTTCATATAGTAAATTTTTCAAAAAATTTTTCCTTCATTTTAATTAAAAAGATGATTGATTAAATCATATTTAATTATCAATACTTATAAAATTATTAATTGCTTTTTCATTTATATTAATTCATATCAAAAATCTCATTTATTTAGTGCAACTTATCTACCTATCATTAATTATAATTACTAAAAACAACTAATTTCTAATTATGAAGAAAGTTAAGATTACAATTTTAAAAACTACATTTCAAGAGGATCTTGCTAAGGAGTATGGTGTCGAAGGATTATCCATCTGTCCCTTAATGAAAGAGGGTGAAGTGTATTATGCAGACTATGCAAAACCTGAAGGATTTTGTGATGAAGCATGGAAGGCGATTTATCAATATGTATTTGCATTAGCGCATGGTGCAAGTGAAATATGGTATTATGAGGACTGGATTAAAACTCCAGGAGTAGCTATTGTATCCTGCAATGATGGACTAAGGCCAGTTATAATGAAGCTTGAAGCTACAGACATCGAATCCAATTAGAAAATTGATTTAATCAGATATATTTAGGCATAACTAAATAATTTTTCCTTATTTCTCTAAAGGGACATTTATATCAAATAATTTAAATATTAAAATGCTTAAAAATTATATTGTCTGATAAATATTGTTGCTAAACCTATTTATTAGATTTGCCTATCTAATATGTTTGTAATTTTATTACATTCATATTAGATTTATACCTAAATTTAATAAACTTTTTTTTAAAAATTATTCATTTTCACATATCTATTTTTTTAAACATTATCTAACTAATGTAATTAATTAAACAAAAGTTAAATAGTTGGTCTATTTGCTGTTTTTTCATTAATCATTATTAAATAAAACATGATTATACAAGTTAAGTATTTATAATAAAAGGACCATATATTGTATATGAAAATGGTGATTTTCTAGGGGGATATCTAATTTTTTTTTGAATGAATAAAATTCTTATTCATTTAAAGAATTATTTATTTTAAAAAATTTTTTAGAGATTTTTTTAATTCTGGATTTATTGCTATTTTTTGATGCAAAAACAAAATTTTTAAATTTCTGTTTTTTGGATGTGAAATTTATGAGATTTAAAAATAATATTGGTTTCATGCTTGTTATGGCTTTTATACTGCTATTAACTGTGAGCTTAGTTTCAGCATCTGAAGTTGATAGTGATGTTGGAGTCATAAACAATGACAATGAATTACTTGCATCTAACGTTGGTTATGTGGAAAATGGAGAACCATCTGACTTGAATTTAAAATCAACCCAAAATGTTGAAATGGATGATTCTGGCAAAATAAGTTCAAATCAAGCAGACTCTCTTGGTGAAGATGGAGTTGATGATGAACCGATTGATTACCATGATGCCAATGGCATGGAATTAATTCCATCAGAAAACCCTATTGTTTCTGAAGAAAA is drawn from uncultured Methanobrevibacter sp. and contains these coding sequences:
- a CDS encoding TIGR04076 family protein, translating into MKKVKITILKTTFQEDLAKEYGVEGLSICPLMKEGEVYYADYAKPEGFCDEAWKAIYQYVFALAHGASEIWYYEDWIKTPGVAIVSCNDGLRPVIMKLEATDIESN